Proteins from a genomic interval of Stenotrophomonas maltophilia:
- a CDS encoding glycine zipper 2TM domain-containing protein, which yields MKIQLIAASAIATLALAGCATSPGYGGGGYNNGYNNGGYGNNGGYNQGRCADCGIVTRINTVPSGRTAPSATGAILGGIVGAVAGHEISDHTGGSRGNKNIAAAAGAVGGALAGNQIQKNVTSDTYDISVRMDDGRTIVVNQRDLGGIRENTYVRVVNGKVILR from the coding sequence ATGAAGATCCAGCTCATTGCCGCCAGCGCCATCGCTACCCTCGCCCTGGCTGGCTGTGCCACCTCGCCCGGCTACGGTGGCGGTGGTTACAACAACGGCTACAACAATGGCGGCTACGGCAACAACGGCGGTTACAACCAGGGCCGTTGCGCCGACTGTGGCATCGTCACCCGCATCAACACCGTGCCGTCGGGCCGCACTGCGCCGAGCGCAACCGGCGCCATCCTCGGCGGCATCGTCGGTGCCGTGGCCGGCCATGAGATCTCCGATCACACCGGCGGCAGCCGTGGCAACAAGAACATCGCTGCGGCCGCAGGCGCGGTCGGTGGTGCGCTGGCGGGCAACCAGATCCAGAAGAACGTCACCAGTGATACCTACGACATCAGCGTGCGCATGGATGATGGCCGCACCATCGTGGTCAACCAGCGCGACCTCGGCGGCATCCGCGAAAACACCTATGTGCGCGTGGTCAACGGCAAGGTCATCCTGCGCTGA
- a CDS encoding DUF456 domain-containing protein: MGLSFILYLLAVIFVLVGIAGIILPALPGIPLVFIGLLLAAWADGFAHVGWPTLVALGVLTLLSLLVDVLATVVGAQRVGASRKALWGTFVGSIVGLFFMPIGLFAGPLIGALLGEYWHTRELGRSTKVGLATWLGILLGLALKLAVVIAMLGLFAFAWFL; the protein is encoded by the coding sequence ATGGGACTCTCATTCATCTTATATCTGCTAGCGGTCATTTTTGTCCTTGTCGGCATCGCCGGAATCATCCTCCCGGCCCTGCCCGGCATCCCGCTGGTGTTCATCGGGCTGCTGCTGGCGGCCTGGGCTGACGGCTTCGCCCACGTCGGCTGGCCGACCCTGGTTGCGCTGGGGGTACTGACCCTGCTCTCGTTGCTGGTGGACGTGCTGGCCACCGTCGTGGGGGCGCAACGGGTCGGTGCCAGCCGAAAGGCGCTGTGGGGAACCTTCGTCGGCAGCATCGTCGGCCTGTTCTTCATGCCGATCGGCCTGTTCGCCGGCCCGTTGATCGGCGCTCTGCTGGGCGAGTACTGGCACACCCGCGAACTGGGGCGCTCGACCAAGGTTGGGCTGGCCACGTGGCTTGGCATCCTGCTTGGCCTGGCGCTGAAGCTGGCGGTGGTGATCGCGATGCTGGGGCTGTTCGCCTTCGCCTGGTTCCTGTGA
- a CDS encoding cold-shock protein encodes MSDRETGTVKWFNDAKGFGFISRENGEDVFVHFRAIQTQGFKSLKEGQKVTFTVVQGQKGLQADAVQPT; translated from the coding sequence ATGTCTGATCGCGAGACCGGTACCGTCAAGTGGTTCAACGATGCAAAGGGCTTCGGCTTCATCAGCCGTGAAAACGGCGAAGACGTGTTCGTGCACTTCCGTGCCATCCAGACCCAGGGCTTCAAGAGCCTGAAGGAAGGCCAGAAGGTCACCTTCACCGTCGTGCAGGGCCAGAAGGGCCTGCAGGCCGACGCTGTGCAGCCGACCTGA